A genomic window from Spodoptera frugiperda isolate SF20-4 chromosome 29, AGI-APGP_CSIRO_Sfru_2.0, whole genome shotgun sequence includes:
- the LOC126912745 gene encoding transmembrane protein 138-like produces MKLSTPRYTFCLFFQVIFMLCDLLFNCVSLFPRSRDGLLVLFIFQDLFLVLSITTMLMTFFSTYLFQAGLVEVLVRKFRAAGSVCVAYIIASVALHAAWLLEKWAEPESVSTPLLICLFTLQRCLSPWYYFFYKRAALRVSDPRFYEDIDWINQQLQAH; encoded by the exons ATGAAGTTGTCTACGCCTAGATatacgttttgtttatttttccaaGTCATATTCATGCTTTGtgatcttttatttaattgtgtaaGCTTATTCCCCAGAAGCCGCGATGGATTACTTGTTCTATTCAT ATTTCAAGACCTGTTCCTTGTACTCTCCATCACAACGATGTTAATGACATTCTTCTCAACTTATTTGTTTCAa GCGGGTCTGGTGGAAGTGCTGGTGCGGAAGTTCCGAGCGGCAGGGTCGGTGTGCGTGGCGTACATTATCGCCAGTGTCGCGCTGCACGCTGCATGGCTACTTGAGAAATGGGCTGAACCCGAGTCAGTGTCTACTCCTTTGCTGATTTGCTTGTTTACTCTACAGAGATGCT tatcACCATGGTATTACTTCTTTTACAAGAGAGCAGCCCTGAGGGTTAGTGACCCTCGTTTCTATGAAGATATTGACTGGATCAATCAGCAATTGCAAGCGCACTAG
- the LOC126912746 gene encoding uncharacterized protein LOC126912746: MTSLQCINCNVRLSRRRRHALSNDGEDIVNTNRLWTYLRDLHPEDKACVRCWLRVRTKDTSPNEDIQPVEPYQQESDNSELMCAACGQSLTPDNTACLLEHQQTPSINEVCEVCWGQVCNLNFYVPDGLCCFKLK; this comes from the exons atgacgaGTTTGCAATGCATCAATTGCAATGTTCGCTTGTCCCGAAGAAGAAGACACGCTTTATCAAATGACGGTGAAGATATCGTCAACACTAATCGTCTGTGGACATATCTTAGAGAT cttcatcCTGAAGATAAAGCTTGTGTGCGGTGTTGGTTAAGAGTGAGAACTAAGGATACTTCACCAAATGAAGATATTCAACCCGTTGAACCTTATCAGCAGGAAAGTGATAATTCTGAACTGATGTGTGCTGCATGTGGTCAAAGTCTTACTCCCGACAACACTGCTTGTTTGTTGGAGCACCAgcag acaccTTCCATTAATGAAGTTTGTGAAGTTTGCTGGGGCCAAGTATGCAATTTGAACTTCTATGTTCCAGATGGTCTATGTTGCTTCAAGCTAAAATAA
- the LOC126912747 gene encoding LOW QUALITY PROTEIN: E3 ubiquitin-protein ligase listerin (The sequence of the model RefSeq protein was modified relative to this genomic sequence to represent the inferred CDS: inserted 1 base in 1 codon; deleted 2 bases in 1 codon) — translation MGGKSKQSQRTKNNAKPSSSSRSAELLNSGLKLDAGVITLGSGKSLPPLFPTLATANLEQGLNPEFQICFKKLTKKDPVTRAKALQDLCELVNNGDVEDVVAALPSWAHYYRILTTDIDRKVREMTQVCHGAVVGACGRRTAPVLRALLPAWLAAQHDDHAPAQSHARNALAKTFPDTKLPEVISFCKAEVMAHLLDNLIGNTGAVISKRIQNAEERELQMNRIITSSLQGLQYFLAHLPAAHDDWLWAQLEPLLQAPAFWKLAGGASPVRAAWFACAGQLAARGAGRLGAGRARRLLQLLLGARAAPPVAAQQWAALLQLMHHVPEWHVYLDDKELLVKRLLAMLENGGWGDGRQLSNTLLPLLAHLPQDLVTKEFYEAFFNAIFTGLEKKSVLNSKSERQLWITSLSECLRYLSIQQYDYVLEITTNVHRTWLTRVLATPQDAQTRSNLIKYSAGCMTSLVKYWLKQSNEHKSEKYDQLVRNFWQNIGSTISAQIDKSGSDVIEIGQLIEGHILLLQTLKTSFSQEAKKQLNIKFDDDEPSAPCDSSAVPAPAPPAAAGPTRPRGPTRPRGPTRPQGPTRAARRATGTGCAAWPRARPRRTWRPAPRAAWRPPCWRRSCRCWWPSTARTCSWRCRQLGQPSVSALYHNVLRGWLAQDDMRCEALVDVIFLMTEYMTEPEQDAMFDTFQQLAPGAVEWCVSACLRHPMMARPGARRWLGGPVAGAALRALAARATGPAPDARAAALLLAAVADAPTGELLVSESSVSAVVDIVRDALDAAEAGGASEAGEAGDASEAGDASDAGGALERRAMLGARLATAQPRRAARLALPLLRLNARLPLGAGRLSSATWHEVRSSWQDCVAALAPADLAPFLHDAARALCRLLHTKDDCSNRLLNTTEIENVLCLCPYLFERCDEGDEPVDVAAVVLFTQHLFRAAAPPAPPRPRLLYCALRYLAVTAQLNCIFDDDETMAAIIKDAHSTDVKDICKEDFLSYANEILLRATYLRIMFSHKVSSPDDDDDSTDRTRCDVLLADDYLLGELCEVMYDYAVIETLHEAYAFWAHYELLQRAWRALRGALAAALGAAGPPGLQRAARALARRALEAGYLWALAPRALHRLVPGLEPDADDCAADDLMSGNGFFHSLQVRAAGDGVDGALRARLLVALRSWGAATGAALGPAAGAAPDLELFVAAHYAQPSAMLFDRNLSECSWADIANNAAVLELMAATVEARGWTASAAQWDFVNIALCSLLGAARRALPAWRAPAHAALLVPALRLLRAVAGFVRALAGRCERQEPAPHVAGLAREWPDIFAPDVNYHVFSIVLHALECCEGAMSSPEVEVVGELIQCAPLLQWDALAPEHRAPAAPLALERLARAAAAALAGAAPPPRLALARALLAALARPLVLADAERLAARAAAEPAPDAPEAPDAVELCLDYLHDAFVSGYDLLDAALGSVVVGEGTCELVPGTDSYCVALGWLLLLDAQAELCGLARGDLVQHYVAYYRARQYAEPVLRAALRLLPPAVLAHAADGAAPAAAQLAPAFLAAPAYSVRAPADAALVGALACRALFALVAGPGAGGARGWWGAAAARPARLLERVVALYVAPAVVREQLRELAARAPDLDDTEVEISWGAREVRAVYCVEERRLELRVWLAPAHPLVAPRLAAXGAGGAGGVQWLQLYMAQQHGSVLGALRLWTGAVCARVEAAPQCYICYCRLQPSTGRLPKVPCHQCKNKFHNLCLRKWFATSNKSNCPLCRAAF, via the exons CCTTCAAGTAGCAGCCGTAGTGCCGAGCTTCTTAATAGTGGCTTAAAACTAGATGCTGGAGTTATTACTCTTGGTAGTGGAAAGTCTCTACCTCCATTGTTCCCAACATTGGCCACAGCCAACCTAGAACAAGGACTGAATCCAGAATTCCAGATATGCTTTAAGAAGCTCACTAAGAAAGATCCGGTCACCAGGGCCAag GCTCTGCAAGATCTGTGCGAACTAGTGAATAATGGTGACGTAGAAGACGTTGTGGCTGCTCTGCCGAGCTGGGCGCACTATTATAGAATCCTCACAACCGATATTGACCGCAAAGTTAGGGAGATGACACAG GTGTGCCACGGCGCGGTGGTGGGCGCGTGCGGGCGGCGCACGGCGCCCGTGCTGCGCGCGCTGCTGCCGGCCTGGCTCGCGGCGCAGCACGACGACCACGCGCCCGCGCAGTCGCACGCGCGCAACGCGCTCGCC AAAACGTTTCCTGACACCAAGTTGCCCGAAGTGATCTCTTTCTGCAAAGCGGAAGTGATGGCCCATCTACTTGACAACCTTATAGGCAATACGGGAGCAGTGATAAGCAAGAG GATACAGAACGCAGAAGAACGAGAATTACAAATGAATCGTATTATAACGAGCAGTCTCCAAGGGCTGCAGTACTTCCTGGCGCACCTGCCGGCCGCGCACGACGACTGGCTGTGGGCCCAGCTGGAGCCGCTGCTGCAGGCCCCCGCCTTCTGGAAGCTCGCCGGCGGCGCCTCGCCAGTCAG GGCGGCGTGGTTCGCGTGCGCGGGGCAgctggcggcgcgcggcgcgggccgGCTGGGCGCGGGCCGCGCGCGCCGGTTGCTGCAACTGTTGCtgggcgcgcgcgccgcgccgcccgtgGCCGCGCAGCAGTGGGCGGCGCTGCTGCAGCTCATGCACCACGTGCCG GAGTGGCACGTGTACCTGGACGACAAGGAGTTGCTCGTGAAAAGATTACTGGCCATGTTAGAGAACG GCGGGTGGGGCGACGGCCGCCAGCTGTCCAACACGCTGCTGCCGCTGCTGGCGCATCTGCCGCAGGACCTCGTCACTAAGGAGTTTTATGAAGCCTTCTTCAATGCTATTTTTACTGG ACTTGAAAAGAAAAGCGTATTGAATTCTAAAAGTGAAAGGCAGCTGTGGATAACGAGTTTGTCTGAATGCTTACGATACTTGTCCATACAACAATATGACTACGTGTTGGAGATTACCACAAATGTGCACAGGACTTGGCTGACCAGGGTGCTCGCTACGCCACAAGACGCGCAGACCAGATCCAATCTCATCAAGTACTCTGCCGGCTGTATGACCTCCCTTGTCAAATATTGGCTCAAACAATCCAATGAACACAAATCTGAGAAGTACGACCAGCTCGTTAGGAACTTCTGGCAAAACATAGGATCCACGATCTCGGCACAAATAGACAAATCTGGGAGCGACGTCATCGAAATCGGTCAACTGATAGAAGGCCACATTCTGCTCTTGCAAACGTTAAAAACCTCGTTCTCGCAGGAAGCTAAGAAACAACTAAACATTAAGTTCGACGACGACGAGCCCAGCGCGCCCTGCGACAGCAGCGCAGTCCCGGCGCCCGCCCCGCCCGCGGCCGCGGGCCCGACCCGGCCGCGGGGCCCGACCCGGCCGCGGGGCCCGACCCGGCCGCAGGGCCCGAcccgggcggcgcggcgcgctaCTGGCACGGGCTGCGCGGCGTGGCCACGGGCGCGGCCGCGGCGCACCTGGCGGccggcgccgcgcgccgcctgGCGCCCGCCGTGCTGGCGCCGCTCGTGTCGCTGCTGGTGGCCTTCGACAGCGAGGACCTGTTCCTGGCGCT GCCGCCAGCTCGGCCAGCCGTCGGTCTCCGCGCTGTACCACAACGTGCTGCGGGGCTGGCTCGCACAGGACGACATGCGCTGCGAGGCGCTCGTAGACGTCATCTTTCTCATGACCGAGTACATGACTGAACCAGAACAGGACGCAATGTTTGATACGTTCCAACAG CTGGCGCCGGGCGCGGTGGAGTGGTGCGTGAGTGCGTGCCTGCGGCACCCCATGATGGCGCGGCCGGGCGCGCGGCGCTGGCTGGGCGGGCCCGTGGCGGGCGCCGCGCTGCGGGCGCTGGCGGCCCGCGCCACCGGCCCGGCGCCCgacgcgcgcgccgccgcgctgctgCTGGCTGCCGTGGCCGACGCGCCCACGGGAG AGCTGCTGGTGAGCGAGAGCAGCGTGAGCGCGGTGGTAGACATCGTGCGCGACGCGCTGGACGCGGCGGAGGCGGGCGGGGCGAGCGAGGCGGGCGAGGCGGGCGATGCGAGCGAGGCGGGCGATGCGAGCGATGCGGGCGGGGCGCTGGAGAGGCGCGCCATGCTGGGCGCGCGGCTGGCGACGGCGCAGCCGCGGCGCGCCGCGCGCCTGGCGCTGCCACTGCTGCGGCTCAACGCGCGTCTGCCG CTGGGCGCCGGCCGCCTGTCCAGCGCCACGTGGCACGAGGTGCGCTCGTCGTGGCAGGACTGCGTGGCGGCGCTGGCGCCCGCCGACCTGGCGCCCTTCCTGCACGACGCCGCGCGCGCCCTCTGCCGCCTGCTGCACAC AAAAGACGATTGCTCGAACCGTCTGTTGAACACTACAGAAATAGAAAACGTGTTGTGCTTATGTCCGTACTTGTTCGAGCGGTGCGACGAGGGCGACGAGCCCGTGGACGTGGCCGCCGTGGTTCTGTTCACGCAGCACCTGTTccgcgccgccgcgccccccgcgcccccgcgcccccgcctgCTGTACTGTGCGCTGCGCTACCTCGCGGTCACCGCACAACTCAACTGCATCTTCGACGACGACGAAACCATGGCGGCCATCATCAAGGACGCGCACTCCACGGACGTGAAGGATATTTGCAAGGAAGACTTTCTCAGTTATGCGAACGAAATTCTTTTGCGTGCGACATATTTACGAATCATGTTCTCGCACAAGGTGAGCTCGCCCGACGACGATGACGATTCGACCGACAGAACTCGGTGCGACGTTTTACTGGCCGATGACTACTTGCTGGGTGAATTGTGCGAAGTCATGTACGACTACGCCGTCATCGAAACATTGCACGAGGCGTACGCATTC TGGGCGCACTACGAGCTGCTGCAGCGGGCCTGGCGGGCGCTGCGCGGGGCGCTGGCGGCCGCGCTGGGCGCCGCCGGGCCGCCGGGGCTgcagcgcgcggcgcgggcgctggCGCGGCGCGCGCTGGAGGCGGGCTACTTGTGGGCGCTGGCGCCGCGCGCGCTGCACCGCCTCGTGCCGGGCCTGGAGCCCGACGCCGACGACTGCGCGGCGGACGACCTCATGTCCGGGAATGGGTTCTTCCACAGCCTGCAG GTGCGCGCGGCGGGCGACGGTGTGGACGGGGCGCTGCGCGCGCGCCTGCTGGTGGCGCTGCGCAGCTGGGGCGCGGCGACGGGCGCGGCGCTGGggccggcggcgggcgcggcgcccgACCTGGAGCTGTTCGTGGCGGCGCACTACGCGCAGCCGTCGGCCATGTTGTTCGACAG GAACCTATCGGAGTGCTCGTGGGCCGACATAGCCAACAACGCGGCCGTGCTGGAGCTCATGGCCGCCACGGTGGAGGCGCGCGGCTGGACCGCCAGCGCCGCGCAGTGGGACTTCGTCAACATCGCGCTGTGCTCGCTGCTgggcgccgcgcgccgcgccctgCCCGCCTGGCGCGCGCCCGCGCACGCCGCGCTGCTCGTGCCCGCACTACGTCTACTGCGTGCCGTGGCCGGCTTCGTGCGCGCGCTGGCGGGCCGCTGCGAGCGCCAGGAGCCCGCGCCGCACGTGGCGGGGCTGGCGCGCGAGTGGCCCGACATCTTCGCGCCCGACGTCAACTACCACGTCTTCTCCATCGTGCTGCACGCGCTGG AGTGCTGCGAGGGCGCCATGTCGAGCCCGGAGGTGGAGGTGGTGGGCGAGCTCATCCAGTGCGCGCCGCTGCTGCAGTGGGACGCGCTGGCGCCCGAGCAccgcgcgcccgccgcgccgctggCCTTGGAGCGCctggcgcgcgccgccgccgccgcgctggccggggccgcgccgccgccgcgcctgGCGCTGGCGCGCGCGCTGCTGGCCGCGCTGGCGCGCCCGCTCGTGCTGGCCGACGCCGAGCGCCTGGCAGCGCGCGCCGCGGCCGAGCCGGCGCCCGACGCGCCCGAGGCGCCGGACGCGGTCGAGCTGTGCCTGGACTACTTGCACGACGCCTTCGTGTCGGGCTACGACCTGTTGGACGCCGCGCTGGGCTCCGTCGT GGTGGGCGAGGGTACGTGTGAGCTGGTGCCCGGCACGGACTCGTACTGCGTGGCGCTGGGCTGGCTGCTGCTGCTGGACGCGCAGGCCGAGCTGTGCGGGCTGGCGCGCGGCGACCTGGTGCAGCACTACGTGGCCTACTACCGCGCGCGCCAGTACGCCGAGCCCGTGCTGCGCGCCGCGCTGCGCCTGCTGCCGCCCGCCGTGCTGGCGCACGCCGCCGACGGCGCGGCGCCCGCGGCGGCGCAGCTGGCGCCCGCCTTCCTGGCCGCGCCCGCCTACAGCGTGCGCGCGCCGGCCGACGCGGCGCTGGTGGGCGCGCTGGCGTGCCGCGCGCTGTTCGCGCTGGTGGCGGGgccgggcgcgggcggcgcgcgcggctggtggggcgcggcggcggcgcggccggcGCGCCTGCTGGAGCGCGTGGTGGCGCTGTACGTGGCGCCCGCCGTGGTGCGCGAGCAGCTGCGCGAgctggcggcgcgcgcgcccGACCTGGACGACACCGAGGTGGAGATCTCGTGGGGCGCGCGCGAGGTGCGCGCCGTGTACTGCGTGGAGGAGCGCCGCCTGGAGCTGCGCGTGTGGCTGGCGCCGGCGCACCCGCTGGTGGCGCCGCGCctggcgg ggggcgcgggcggcgcgggcggcgtgCAGTGGCTGCAGCTGTACATGGCGCAGCAGCACGGCAGCGTGCTGGGCGCGCTGCGGCTGTGGACGGGCGCGGTGTGCGCGCGCGTGGAGGCGGCCCCGCAGTGCTACATCTGCTACTGCCGCCTGCAGCCCAGCACGGGCCGCCTGCCCAAGGTGCCGTGCCACCAGTGCAAGAACAAGTTCCACAACCTGTGCCTG CGCAAATGGTTCGCGACGAGCAACAAATCCAACTGCCCGCTGTGCAGAGCGGCGTTCTGA